One window of the Cryptomeria japonica chromosome 7, Sugi_1.0, whole genome shotgun sequence genome contains the following:
- the LOC131856854 gene encoding uncharacterized protein LOC131856854, whose translation MKEAKYLAKQASLGIATGLGAKPQAEIHPVRPSIEGFATMTEQPYQEAQPSSASTAPTTTTTSTTTTTTTTPGTTSTASVAVAISTPPPPLATTTVTPSSISSQMPTLAMTPTTEKITIHNVESDSDQEEVEPAPKKEQQQDEEEETKKRQGEEHDERLVLTPQDVENLLKDIVGGDKEHQSKEPTKDFNEQQHQLVVLVLPTQGEAQAPLDTLVREEEENEEVTSQEIGRVMTQITAEEGGTYEGTPQWLIFTFDKKQKVVLPKLTLQQDITEDPNKTKRAKTIHHLSRIGSSEVIADIASLVETEEEGPSKY comes from the exons ATGAAAGAAGCAAAATATCTAGCAAAACAAGCAAGTTTGGGGATTGCGACGGGCCTAGGGGCCAAACCACAAGCAGAGATTCATCCTGTTAGGCCTTCTATTGAGGGTTTTGCAACAATGACAGAGCAACCTTATCAAGAGGCTCAACCCTCTAGTGCCTCCACTGCTCCTACTACAACtaccacctcaactaccactactACCACAACAACACCAGGCACCACATCAACCGCGTCTGTTGCAGTGGCTATTTCAACACCACCTCCACCCTTGGCTACAACAACTGTTACTCCATCTTCTATTTCTTCACAAATGCCTACACTTGCAATGACTCCTACAACTGAGAAAATAACTATTCATAATGTGGAGTCAGACTCAGACCAAGAGGAGGTTGAGCCAGCACCAAAGAAG GAGCAGCAACAGGATGAAGAAGAGGAAACGAAGAAAAGACAAGGTGAAGAACATGAtgaaaggttggttcttactccacAAGATGTAGAAAACTTATTGAAAGATATCGTAGGTGGAGATAAAGAACACCAAAGTAAAGAGCCAACCAAGGACTTCAATGAGCAA CAACATCAACTTGTCGTACTAGTGCTTCCCACTCAGGGAGAGGCCCAAGCTCCTCTGGATACATTGGttagagaagaggaggaaaatgagGAAGTAACCTCACAAGAAATTGGAAGGGTGATGACACAAATAACCGCTGAAGAAGGGGGCACATATGAGGGGACACCACAATGGTTAATCTTCACTTTTGATAAGAAACAGAAGGTGGTGTTGCCTAAACTCACATTGCAGCAGGATATTACGGAGGATCCAAATAAAACAAAGAGGGCTAAGacaattcatcatttatctagaaTTGGCTCCAGTGAAGTAATTGCGGATATCGCATCCCTTGTGGAGACAGAAGAAGAGGGCCCTTCAAAATACTAA